GACAAGCCCCCGCGCTACATCTTGGTAGGAGAGAGACGGGAGAGTGAGGACAGTCTCACTGTTGGGTGGGTTCCAGGGCTCCGCCCTGACCCATATTCCTCCCCCCAAGAGGATGGGGTGTGCAGAGGGGCAAAGCCCCTCTGCTGAGGTTTGGGGTATCCCCAAACCTATATTCCCCCTTCTCCCAATGGGAGGGGGGAAAGGGGGATGAGGGCAACAAATATGGACCTCTTCCTAAGAGAGAAGGCAAAAACAATACTCGGCTTGCAGGGCGAAGTTAGCGCCACAGAGATAAAGCGGGCCTACCGTCGGCTGGCCCAAGAATGCCATCCGGACCGCCATCCTGGCGACCCAGAGAAGGAGGAACGTTTCAAGCTGGTCTCTGAGGCCTACGAGATCCTGACCAAACCGAAAAGCGCCGGCAAGTACCGACTGGAGAAGACCACTGTACTGGGCTATGAGGCCTACTACAAGTGGTGGCGGCAAAATTTCATTGACTCAATCTAGAACCAATCCTAAAAGGGTTCTGCAGAATTTTAGAGAGGAAGGGCAAGGGTTCTCTACAGGCTATGCAGCTCATTTATACTGTTTGTAAAGATGCAGAAGAGGCACGAAAGATATCCAGACATCTCCTCGAGCGGCGCTTGGCTGCCTGCACCAATATGTTCCCGATCGACTCCGAGTACTGGTGGGAGGGAGAAATAATTCGCGATAAAGAGGTGGCGTTGCTTATCAAGACACGCCAGGGGAGGTTTGAACCGGTAAGGCAGGCCATAGCCAGCCTTCACAGCTATACAACGCCCTGTATCATAGCACTCAACGTAGCTGAAACTGAGGCCAAATACCTGAAATGGCTACAGAGCGAGGTATCCTGAAACCCACCCCTTAGCGCGATAAAAGAGCCGTCAAACGACGCTGAATATGCTCGTAATGCGTTCCCCGCCAGTAGAGCCGACCGCATTCTGGACAACGACTGAACTGTTCCTGTGTACTGTAAACGTAGGGGGGAACAGCGTCCTTCACACCCTCCTTGGCTACCGCATCAAGCGGAGCGTTGCAAACCAGACAGCGTGAGAACGCCTCTTGATTCAGGTTTATGTTCACCTCTTGCCAAAGCTGTAGGAGCTGCTCCTCAATGCGATCGCTTCGGATGAGAACTGAACGGATGCCGCGCAGGCGAGATAGCTGCTCGTCACGCGTCAACAAAATCCGCTTTTCAATGCGGGCGAGCCGAGCGAGAGCCAGATCATCCAGCTTGGCCGAATAAAGGGTATCATAACCAAGGATACGCAGCCATTTAGCCAGGCGTCCCAGCATAGCGTCAGCGATGAACTTCAAAGGCGCATCGTTCTCCATCCAGATCCAGTAACAAATTATAACACAGATTATTTTTTATCCCCACGCAGGGGGTAGGTAGCCCTGGTAGGGGCGAGGTCACCTCGCCCCTACTTTCGCAAAGCGGGAGAGGGAGGCAAAGGGGTGAGGGCTGCTTGCAAACATCGCCCTAAACCTCTAGAATTTCTACGTAAGATGAATAACGTAGCCAGATTGGCCAAGATCTTCCAAAAACATAATAAGCAGATATTCCTGGTTGGTGGCTCTGTCCGCGACCGTCTTTTGGGAAGAGACAACCACGACCTGGATCTGACCACCGATGCCCTACCAGGCGAGGTCAAATCATTTGCTGCCGAGGCTCGTCCCGACGCCGTCAACTGCGTCGGGGAACGGTTCGGCACAATTGGGCTCATCTTCGGCGACCAGGTTATCGAGATCACCACCTTTAGATCGGAGTGGTATAACCCAGACTCCCGTAAACCGGAAGTCTGCTTCGGGACCTCGCTGGAGGAAGACCTGGCCAGACGCGACTTCACCATCAATGCCATCGCCCAGGACCTCTTGACCGGGACCATTATCGACCCCTTCGCTGGGCAGGATGATCTGGGCGCAAAGATCATTCGCGCTGTTGGCGATCCAGAGGAACGTTTTCAGGAGGATCCCCTGCGACTGCTCCGTATGGTGCGCCTGGCCGCTCAATTGGGATTCACCATCGAGCCCAGGACACGCAAGGCCTGTGTAAAGATGCGCAGCCGCCTGACTACTGTCAGTCAGGAACGCATCGCTGAGGAGATGAACAAGCTCCTCGTTGCTCCCAGCCCGGCCAGGGGAATCCGTTTCCTCTGCAATTTGAGGTTAATGGAGCTCATCATCCCGGAGATTCTGGCTATGCGCGGCCTGGTTCAGGACGATTGGCATCATAAAGACGTCTTTGAACACACTCTAGGCGTCCTGGAAAACACACCAGCAGACCTTGTCCTGCGCTGGGCGGCCTTGCTGCATGATATCGCTAAGCCAGCCACCAGAAGGCGCACGAATGGGGAGATTCACTTTTATGGACACGAGCATCTCGGTGCCGAGATGTCCCGCACCATCCTTTATCGGCTGCGCTTCGATAAGCAAACGATCGACAGAGTAGTGCGATTGATCCGTATGCACCTGCGCATCAATCAATATGAGGACTCCTGGACTGATGGGGCCGTACGGCGTCTCATTCGGGAGGCAAGAGAAGAGCTAGAACCATTATTTGCCCTCTCCCGCGCTGATGTCACCAGCCACCGCCCTGAAAAGGTCGAACTGGCCCTGGCGCGCGTCGCCGAACTGGAGCAGCGTTGCCAGGAGCTCACGGCCAAGGAAAACGTGGCTAAGCTGACCAGCCCGCTCGATGGCCACGAGCTGATGGCTATGTTTGGACGCCCTCCTGGACCGTGGATCAAGAAGGTTAAAGACCATCTCCTCTCCCTTGTGCTTGACGGCACGCTCGCCCCAGAGGATAAGGCCACCGCGGAGAGATTGGCGCGGGAATACGTGGCCGAAAACGAAGCGTAGTCGCGTTTGACTCGCCGATATAGCCGTAACTGCCGTCTCCCCCTGTTATTACTTGCATGCGTAGAGGAAGATAGAGGCAGCCTTCAAACCCGCCTTTGACAGAGGGTCCCGGGGCTCCACCCCAGCCACTTTCCCTGCCGGGGTGTGCAGAGGGGAAACCCCTCTGCTGGGGTTCGGGGTATCCCCAATTTCTATCCCCCCTCCCCCTATAGGGAGAAGGGAGCACGGGGGGTGAGGGAAATCCCCATAAAAGGGGGTGTGCAGAGGGGAAACCCCTCTGCTGGGGTTCGGGGTATCCCCAAACCTATATTTCCCCCTTCTCCCAATGGGAGAAGGGGGAAAGGGGGATGAGGGCAACAAAACAGGGTCCCAGGGCTCCGCCCTAGCCCACTATTCCCCCCTCCTGCAGGGGGTAGTAGGGGCGAGGTGACCTCGCCCCTACTTTCGCAAAGCGGGAGAGGGGCAAGGAGGGTGAGAGCCCAACTAAATCTTATGAGAGGCGCCTGCTTATGACGACAGAGCTGTTCAGTGCCCTCCAGCATCGCAACTTCCGTCTGTACTGGTTGGGCACGCTTGCTTCACTCACCGGTTATTGGATCCAGATCGTGGCCCAGGGTTGGCTGGTGTTGGAAATGACCGACTCCGCCTTTCTGCTGGGGCTGGTCAGCTTCTGCTCGTCCATCCCGCTCCTGCTTTTTTCCCTTTTCGGTGGGGCCTTGGCTGATAGAATGGATCGTCGCCGGCTGCTCATCGCCACCCAAACCATGTCTATGCTGCTCACCCTCCTCCTGGCCGTGCTGACCTATTCCGGGGCGATCACCATCTGGCAGATACTGCTCATCTCGACGCTCCTCGGCACCGTGGCCGCCTTTCACATCCCCACTCGCCAAGCCCTGGTACCCAACCTTGTAGACAGTGCTGACCTGCTGAACGCCATCGCTTTGACCTCGGTCGCCTTCAATGCCACTCGCATCGTCGGCCCGGCCATGGCTGGGGTACTGGTCGGTCTCATCGGTATAGGGGGCTGTTTCTATATCACGGCTGCCAGTTTCCTGCCGGTTATCGTGGCCCTTTTCGCTATGGAGATGTCTCCGAGTTCCCCGAACCTCAGGGGGTCGCCGATGTGGGCGAACATCGTGGAGGGATTGACCTATGTACGTGATAACAGCATCGTGCTGATGCTTATCGCCCTGGCCACCGTTCCGAGCATCTTCGCTATGCCCTACAGCATTCTGATGCCCATCTTCGCCCGGGACATACTCGGTGTGGGGGCCTCAGGGTTAGGGCTTTTGATGGCTGGTAATGGGGTAGGAGCACTGGTAGGGAGCCTGGTCGTGGCTGGTCTGGGAAATTACCAGGGGAGGGGCCGCTTGTTACTGGTCACGACGTTCCTGTTCAGCCTGCTCTTGATGTTCTTTGCAACCGCCTCCTGGTTCTGGCACGCCCTCATTCTACTGGTAGGGGTAGGACTTAGCGGCGCGGTCTATCTCTCGTTGACGAATGTGCTCCTCCAGTCCTGCACGCCAGACGGGCTGCGCGGTCGGGTGATGAGTGTTTACACGCTATCCTGGGGGTTGGGGCCACTTGGTTACATCGAGGCTGGGGCAGTAGCCAACACCTTTGGAGCGCCCTTCGCCGTTTTCCTGGGGGGAACCATCTGTGCCATCACGGCCGTGACCGCGGCCCTACGCTCCTCAAGCCTGCGCCTCTTGAGGTAAGAACACGGTGCCCAGGTGGCGCTGCGCGCCACCTGGGCACCCACCCCACTCTAGGAGCCAAAGCCCTTCAGTACCGCTAGGGATAAATGCCAGAAGCCTTACCAGCCTCCAGCGTAAGCCTTGGTGATGAACGGCAGATAGGTCTTGTAGCCTCCCGGCGGAACCACCCCTGCCGCTCCCGTCGTCGAGCAGATGGCGAAGTCGGTGAAGTGGTCCACAAGGACGGTGAGCGTGTTGTTGGTCTTGTCCTGAATCACGTTCTCCGCCTTCCGCCAGCTGGAGCTGGTCGCATCCCAATAGCTCGGCACCAGACTATCCTCGTCAATACCCATCTGTTTCAGCACATCATCGGCCGGGTAAGGCATGAGGA
This DNA window, taken from Chloroflexota bacterium, encodes the following:
- a CDS encoding MFS transporter yields the protein MTTELFSALQHRNFRLYWLGTLASLTGYWIQIVAQGWLVLEMTDSAFLLGLVSFCSSIPLLLFSLFGGALADRMDRRRLLIATQTMSMLLTLLLAVLTYSGAITIWQILLISTLLGTVAAFHIPTRQALVPNLVDSADLLNAIALTSVAFNATRIVGPAMAGVLVGLIGIGGCFYITAASFLPVIVALFAMEMSPSSPNLRGSPMWANIVEGLTYVRDNSIVLMLIALATVPSIFAMPYSILMPIFARDILGVGASGLGLLMAGNGVGALVGSLVVAGLGNYQGRGRLLLVTTFLFSLLLMFFATASWFWHALILLVGVGLSGAVYLSLTNVLLQSCTPDGLRGRVMSVYTLSWGLGPLGYIEAGAVANTFGAPFAVFLGGTICAITAVTAALRSSSLRLLR
- a CDS encoding divalent-cation tolerance protein CutA translates to MQLIYTVCKDAEEARKISRHLLERRLAACTNMFPIDSEYWWEGEIIRDKEVALLIKTRQGRFEPVRQAIASLHSYTTPCIIALNVAETEAKYLKWLQSEVS
- a CDS encoding Mut7-C RNAse domain-containing protein, with the protein product MENDAPLKFIADAMLGRLAKWLRILGYDTLYSAKLDDLALARLARIEKRILLTRDEQLSRLRGIRSVLIRSDRIEEQLLQLWQEVNINLNQEAFSRCLVCNAPLDAVAKEGVKDAVPPYVYSTQEQFSRCPECGRLYWRGTHYEHIQRRLTALLSR
- a CDS encoding CCA tRNA nucleotidyltransferase, whose amino-acid sequence is MRAACKHRPKPLEFLRKMNNVARLAKIFQKHNKQIFLVGGSVRDRLLGRDNHDLDLTTDALPGEVKSFAAEARPDAVNCVGERFGTIGLIFGDQVIEITTFRSEWYNPDSRKPEVCFGTSLEEDLARRDFTINAIAQDLLTGTIIDPFAGQDDLGAKIIRAVGDPEERFQEDPLRLLRMVRLAAQLGFTIEPRTRKACVKMRSRLTTVSQERIAEEMNKLLVAPSPARGIRFLCNLRLMELIIPEILAMRGLVQDDWHHKDVFEHTLGVLENTPADLVLRWAALLHDIAKPATRRRTNGEIHFYGHEHLGAEMSRTILYRLRFDKQTIDRVVRLIRMHLRINQYEDSWTDGAVRRLIREAREELEPLFALSRADVTSHRPEKVELALARVAELEQRCQELTAKENVAKLTSPLDGHELMAMFGRPPGPWIKKVKDHLLSLVLDGTLAPEDKATAERLAREYVAENEA